A stretch of Besnoitia besnoiti strain Bb-Ger1 chromosome III, whole genome shotgun sequence DNA encodes these proteins:
- a CDS encoding SAG-related sequence SRS16A (encoded by transcript BESB_043560) has protein sequence MAKKGRWSHRRRAFGVKSRLLVVVCVGGMALLSTVQIAYGLVHRNLKSTEASPMQPQVATCSLISDSNQGEPSPPSVQLSKDKLSAELQCTGQGNQVVPQTTTSVCKAVRDDLTVSECAKGNGNVITLSELLESDSSLEWTLHSLSADSTEKGQGWSLELQESHLPFSDKTFFVGCKKQPGDEDKSACKLIVSVKARASSAEKNVVTCAFGRDSNSDGPLNVELTKENNTLEMVCGKEGSFRPESYQTTFCQDADMKTCSTSYSEILPKFDRSWWAGGDKKTNKAKLTIPPTDFPAENHSFYVGCSAEKAAPETEEHVEARSDEPASRVSPCRVLVTVKAGGSFSFAQSRLQAAAAASGAAVVTAFLSGCL, from the coding sequence ATGGCGAAAAAGGGTAGATGGTCTCACAGACGGCGGGCATTCGGGGTTAAgtcccgcctcctcgttgtCGTGTGCGTCGGTGGGATGGCGTTGCTTTCTACTGTACAGATTGCCTACGGGCTGGTGCATCGCAACCTAAAAAGCACGGAAGCCTCTCCCATGCAGCCGCAAGTTGCCACGTGTAGTCTCATTTCGGACTCGAACCAAGGCGAACCCTCTCCTCCAAGCGTCCAATTGTCCAAAGACAAGCTTAGCGCGGAACTGCAGTGCACTGGTCAGGGCAATCAAGTCgtgccgcagacgacgacaaGCGTCTGCAAAGCAGTTCGCGATGATCTAACCGTCTCGGAGTGTGCAAAGGGAAACGGCAACGTGATCACGCTGTCAGAGCTCCTTGAATCTGACAGTTCGCTTGAGTGGACTCTACACTCTTTGTCTGCTGATTCTACGGAGAAGGGGCAGGGGTGGTCTCTCGAGTTACAAGAGTCGCACCTCCCTTTTTCGGATAAAACCTTCTTCGTTGGCTGCAAAAAGCAACCTGGTGACGAGGACAAGTCAGCCTGCAAGCTCATAGTATCTGTGAAAGCCAGAGCTTCGTCTGCCGAAAAGAATGTTGTCACCTGCGCCTTCGGCAGGGACAGCAACAGTGACGGGCCTCTGAACGTGGAGTTGACAAAAGAGAATAACACGCTGGAGATGGTTTGCGGGAAAGAAGGTTCTTTCCGCCCTGAATCCTACCAAACGACTTTTTGCCAAGACGCAGACATGAAGACCTGCAGCACAAGCTATAGCGAAATCCTGCCCAAATTCGACAGGTCCTGGTGGGCGGGAGGGGACAAGAAAACAAATAAAGCTAAACTGACGATCCCGCCTACTGACTTCCCAGCAGAGAACCATTCATTTTACGTTGGCTGCTCTGCAGAAAAGGCTGCCCCAGAAACCGAGGAGCATGTCGAGGCTCGAAGTGACGAGCCTGCCAGCAGAGTGTCTCCGTGCAGAGTGCTTGTGACAGTAAAAGCTGGAGGATCCTTTTCCTTTGCGCAGTCTAGATTgcaagcagctgcggccgcgtcgggGGCCGCAGTTGTAACGGCGTTTCTTTCCGGCTGTCTGTAG
- a CDS encoding SAG-related sequence (encoded by transcript BESB_043580) translates to MAYQARASGQCRVASHRRVRELMLICISGALLHSGLQHVEGGVVQNGFRSRQLSALKDTSTVVKPDVTCDYTNDTNSGPNPPGPLTLSKDKLSAALQCSGENNKVVPQTVTNVCSVQGDKAEVQGDGAEVKSDGAEGKSDGAEVKSCQDNPKKQVSLTDLLGASGELSWKKTEASASPQSETWLLQLQKEELPLSDKTFFVGCKHAGDTDNPTCKLTVNVHAKPSAVHNNSVTCAYGKASNVEGPLKVTLTEESNSFDLVCGKEGLTNPNSYRTAYCGDAEMHECQRSYKDILPQYEESWWSPPNEELNQAKLTVPATGFPAEDQSFYIGCTLKPAENHEKAFQANSGDPQTSVVNSSDCKVQVTVKAAKYSSASTPVVHIASATSGLAAIAGLLCLVD, encoded by the coding sequence ATGGCGTACCAAGCCAGGGCGTCGGGACAATGCCGGGTAGCGTCCCACCGGCGGGTCCGAGAGTTAATGCTAATCTGCATCAGCGGCGCCTTGCTTCACTCTGGTTTGCAACACGTTGAGGGTGGTGTTGTGCAAAATGGGTTTCGCAGCCGACAGCTGTCGGCTTTGAAAGACACCTCTACTGTCGTGAAGCCAGACGTCACCTGTGACTACACAAACGATACAAACAGCGGACCAAATCCGCCCGGACCGCTCACCCTCTCCAAGGATAAACTCAGTGCCGCGCTGCAGTGTTCTGGTGAAAACAACAAGGTGGTTCCCCAAACAGTGACAAATGTGTGTAGTGTACAGGGCGACAAAGCGGAAGTACAGGGCGACGGTGCGGAAGTAAAGAGCGACGGTGCGGAAGGAAAGAGCGACGGTGCGGAAGTAAAGAGCTGCCAAGACAACCCAAAGAAGCAGGTCTCTCTGACAGATCTCTTGGGAGCAAGCGGTGAGCTTTCTTggaaaaaaacagaggcTTCAGCTTCTCCCCAGAGCGAGACTTGGCTTCTTCAGCTGCAAAAAGAAGAACTCCCGTTGTCAGACAAGACATTCTTCGTCGGGTGCAAGCATGCAGGTGACACCGACAATCCAACGTGCAAACTCACTGTCAACGTACACGCCAAGCCCTCCGCCGTTCACAACAATTCCGTCACCTGCGCCTACGGCAAGGCCAGCAACGTGGAAGGCCCGCTGAAAGTGACGCTCACAGAGGAGAGCAACTCATTCGATCTGGTGTGCGGCAAGGAAGGTCTGACAAATCCCAACTCATATCGGACTGCCTactgcggagacgcagaaatgCATGAGTGCCAGAGAAGTTACAAAGATATTCTGCCGCAATATGAAGAGTCTTGGTGGTCTCCTCCAAACGAGGAGCTCAACCAAGCGAAGCTGACGGTCCCGGCAACCGGGTTTCCTGCAGAGGACCAGTCGTTCTACATCGGCTGTACTCTGAAGCCTGCCGAGAATCACGAAAAAGCATTTCAAGCGAATAGCGGTGACCCGCAGACTTCTGTGGTCAACTCGTCGGACTGTAAAGTGCAGGTGACAGTCAAGGCAGCGAAGTATTCTTCGGCCTCGACGCCCGTCGTGCACATCGCGTCCGCAACTTCGGGCCTTGCCGCAATAGCAGGCCTTCTATGTCTCGTTGATTGA
- a CDS encoding WD domain, G-beta repeat domain containing protein (encoded by transcript BESB_043530) — protein sequence MASLVCAISGVIPEEPVFSVKTGLIYEKRLIKKHLETSGVCPVTSQPLSLEDLTDVKCQKAARPRPVTAASIPGLLSLFQSEWDATMTEVFTLKQHLETARQQLSQSLYQQDAATRVIARLLRERDASRQQVHVLQQQLVQAQKRAAAAGAGGETEEEPGLSEELVQEMQALAKQLLAARKKRQIEDVLPASRAATFKCQYTLPLHSSADRGVLCCEFDPKNPKTVTATGGCDGNVILFDLENQKTLHKLTGHTKAVRNTKLHATEPVVVSASDDKTVRIWRASADGPYKTAATIRKHRGEVTCLSLHPLGNYFASCAADKSWAFSDLQEGRCLQMQRNLSCQYKCVSFHPDGMILGGGGVDGSVHIWDMKGVAYRAALKGHSGPVNQLAFSENGYYLATASSDGTVRLWDLRKSLSFQTIDMNEANPGEGDRKAEATCVTFDQSGQYIACGASNNAICLYRFEARAAAANVINLLEHTDRVTDVKIGEGAATLLSCSMDRTVRVWTPAEEQGEE from the exons ATGGCgtcgctcgtctgcgcgaTATCGGGGGTTATCCCCGAAGAGCCTGTCTTTTCTGTGAAGACTGGTCTCATTTACGAAAAGCGTTTGATCAAAAAACACCTCGAAACCAGCGGAGTCTGCCCCGTCACCTCACAGCCTCTGAGTCTGGAGGACCTCACAGACGTCAAGT GTCAGAAagccgcccgcccgcggcctgTTACCGCTGCCTCGATCCCAggcttgctctctctcttccagAGCGAGTGGGATGCGACCATGACAGAAGTCTTCACTCTGAAGCAGCACCTAGAAACT GCCCGGCAGCAGCTGAGTCAGTCTCTGTATCAAcaagacgcggcgacgcgagtgattgcgcgccttctgcgtgagcgcgacgcgagccGCCAGCAGGTTCACgtgcttcagcagcagctcgtccAGGCAcagaagcgcgcggcagctgcaggcgcgggaggcgagaCTGAGGAAGAGCCAG GCCTCTCGGAGGAGCTGGTTCAGGAGatgcaggcgctggcgaagcAGCTCTTGGCGGCGCGCAAGAAGCGGCAGATCGAGGACGTGCTGCCGGcgtcccgcgcggcgaccttCAAGTGTCAGTACACCCTGCCGCTGCACTCTTCCGCGGATCGCGGCGTTTTGTGCTGCGAGTTCGATCCGAAGAACCCGAAGACCGTCACGGCGactggcggctgcgacggcaACGTTATTCTGTTTGACTTGGAGAATCAGAAAACGCTGCACAAGCTCACAGGCCACACGAAGGCAGTCCGCAACACGAAGCTGCACGCGACCGAGCCggtcgtcgtctccgcctctgaCGACAAAACTGTCAG GATttggcgcgcgagcgccgacggCCCGTACAAGACGGCCGCGACAATCCGGAAGCACCGCGGCGAAGTCACCTGCCTCTCGCTCCATCCGCTGGGCAACTActtcgcctcctgcgcggcggacaAGTCTTGGGCCTTCTCGGACCTCCAGGAGggccgctgcctgcagatGCAGAGAAACCTGTCGTGTCAG TACAAGTGTGTCTCGTTTCACCCTGACGGCATGATCCTTGGTGGAGGCGGAGTCGACGGAAGCGTGCACATCTGGGACATGAAGGGCGTGGCGTaccgcgcggcgctcaagGGTCATAGCGGCCCTGTGAACCAACTCGCGTTTTCTGAAAACGGTTACTACCTCGCGACGGCAAGCAGCGATGGAACG GTTCGTCTGTGGGATTTGCGCAAGTCGCTCTCCTTCCAGACCATCGACATGAACGAGGCGAACcccggcgagggcgacaggaaggcggaggcgacgtgCGTGACGTTTGATCAAAGTGGGCAGTACATCGCCTGTGGCGCCAGCAACAACGCGATCTGTCTCTACCGCTTCGAGGctcgagctgccgccgccaacGTCATCAACCTCCTCGAACACACCGACAGAGTCACCGACGTCAA GAttggcgagggcgccgcgacgcttcTCTCGTGCTCCATGGATCGTACCGTTCGTGTGTGGACGCCGGCGGAAGAGCAAGGAGAAGAATGA
- a CDS encoding SAG-related sequence (encoded by transcript BESB_043590), protein MLNGHPVCRRGGGLMPKARRFLSICLGGTLLLSGLKGIEGSFEDGLRLRGVEGNSEDPSSPATVATCQLQGDSPLDKTELTLSKESPTVTVHCKDEPFEFVPQKNTEVCVPEEEGATLKDCKENSGKGTSMAVPLENLLGTKGPIQWSGNGVADKVGNKERTLKLDESQLPFADKSFFVGCLNTPEEEPEECKVKVSVLARESSVKDNVVTCAYGADSNKASPLKVDLTEANSTLELFCGTEGMVQPEYYTSKFCNEEPMTNCDKLYKDILPGFETTWWTKANGGNESVKLTVSASGFPSEDQSFYIGCSLRTIQTTPGVPLRSPPVATPAASSSRCKLLVTVKAATSDASAVPPAGAAATASGIVVLTGIFAGTM, encoded by the coding sequence ATGCTGAATGGCCATCCCGTGTGCCGCCGAGGTGGCGGCTTGATGCCGAAGGCCCGACGCTTCTTGTCCATTTGTCTGGGAGGAACCCTGTTGCTGTCCGGGCTAAAAGGCATCGAAGGCTCTTTTGAAGACGGGCTGCGGCTCCGAGGAGTGGAGGGAAATTCTGAAGACCCATCATCTCCGGCGACAGTCGCCACCTGCCAACTGCAGGGCGACAGCCCACTTGACAAAACCGAGTTGACTCTGTCGAAGGAGAGCCCTACAGTTACAGTGCATTGTAAAGACGAACCGTTCGAATTCGTTCCGCAAAAAAATACCGAGGTTTGTGTtccagaagaggagggagctACTCTCAAGGACTGCAAGGAAAATTCGGGGAAAGGCACCAGCATGGCGGTGCCCTTGGAAAATCTCCTCGGAACGAAAGGCCCAATCCAGTGGAGCGGGAACGGCGTCGCCGACAAAGTCGGCAACAAGGAGCGAACTCTCAAACTAGACGAGTCACAGCTGCCCTTTGCGGACAAGTCATTCTTTGTCGGTTGCCTGAACACCCCGGAAGAGGAGCCCGAAGAATGCAAAGTTAAAGTTAGTGTGCTTGCGAGAGAGTCGTCTGTTAAAGATAACGTCGTCACATGCGCCTACGGTGCAGACAGTAACAAGGCCAGTCCACTAAAAGTAGATCTCACAGAGGCTAACAGCACGCTGGAGCTCTTTTGCGGGACAGAAGGGATGGTACAGCCTGAGTATTACACATCTAAATTCTGCAACGAGGAACCCATGACGAACTGCGACAAGTTGTACAAGGACATTCTCCCGGGTTTCGAAACGACTTGGTGGACGAAAGCAAATGGCGGGAACGAGTCGGTGAAGCTGACGGTTTCCGCATCGGGATTTCCTTCGGAGGACCAGTCATTTTACATCGGATGCTCTCTCAGGACCATACAGACGACTCCCGGAGTACCTTTAAGGTCTCCTCCTGTAGCCACACCTGCGGCAAGTTCTTCCCGCTGCAAACTATTGGTGACAGTGAAGGCTGCCACCTCTGATGCGTCTGCAGTtccgcccgccggcgctgctgccacAGCTTCTGGTATCGTCGTTCTGACCGGAATATTCGCTGGTACCATGTGA
- a CDS encoding SAG-related sequence (encoded by transcript BESB_043570), whose translation MWSELCDFRPNAGNLLALCAGGVLRLSGLAVEALLHRSAHISERQPSLQSTVPTCTLHEDANRGGPNPASVDMSKDQLSATLHCSGKANKVMPRLKSSVCRADVDDATVMYCDQDNAKRITLQDLLGTRDSIEWTQTLLLLDPSPSKPPDNGEAWTLQLQHAQLPLSDKTFFVGCQKENEEATQCKLTVNVKAKPSSVINNVVTCAYGQDSNEDGPVEVSLTAENSTLELVCGTEGIIRPDAYQTRYCEDAGLQNCKNSYSDILPNFDKSWWEGTEKSPQQAQLRIPPTGFPGEDQSFYIGCDKNKTMANKRQADLKSEVVPEPPVKPSACRVLVTIKAASVSSATMAVTRLVAATSCVAAVTAILGGFV comes from the coding sequence ATGTGGTCCGAACTGTGTGATTTCAGGCCCAATGCCGGGAATCTTCTGGCGTTGTGCGCCGGTGGAGTCCTGCGACTCTCCGGACTCGCTGTTGAAGCTCTGCTGCATAGGAGTGCGCATATAAGTGAGAGGCAGCCGTCTCTTCAGTCAACAGTTCCGACGTGTACTCTCCACGAGGATGCAAACAGAGGGGGGCCAAATCCTGCCAGCGTCGATATGTCAAAAGACCAGCTCAGCGCTACGCTGCATTGCTCAGGCAAGGCCAACAAGGTCATGCCGCGATTGAAATCTAGCGTGTGCAGAGCAGACGTTGACGATGCCACCGTCATGTACTGCGACCAGGACAATGCCAAACGCATAACCTTGCAGGATCTTCTCGGAACAAGGGACTCGATCGAGTGGACACAAACCCTCCTGCTCCTCGATCCCTCACCTTCAAAGCCTCCCGATAACGGCGAGGCGTGGACGTTGCAACTGCAACACGCTCAGCTCCCACTGTCGGATAAAACATTCTTCGTTGGATGTcaaaaagaaaacgaggaAGCCACGCAGTGCAAGCTCACAGTGAATGTGAAAGCAAAGCCCTCGTCAGTCATCAATAATGTCGTCACTTGTGCTTACGGCCAGGACAGTAACGAAGACGGTCCAGTGGAAGTGTCCCTGACAGCAGAGAACAGCACACTGGAGCTTGTTTGTGGGACAGAAGGAATTATCAGGCCTGACGCATACCAGACAAGGTACTGCGAAGATGCAGGCTTGCAAAACTGCAAAAACAGCTACAGCGATATTCTTCCAAACTTCGATAAGTCTTGGTGGGAGGGGACTGAAAAATCTCCGCAACAAGCACAGTTGAGGATCCCTCCAACGGGTTTTCCTGGTGAAGACCAGTCCTTTTATATTGGCTGCGACAAGAACAAGACAATGGCGAACAAGCGGCAGGCGGACTTGAAGTCGGAAGTAGTTCCAGAGCCCCCTGTCAAGCCTTCCGCCTGCAGAGTGTTAGTGACAATTAAGGCGGCTAGTGTTTCCTCAGCGACGATGGCTGTTACGCGCCTGGTAGCGGCAACTTCATGTGTTGCCGCGGTAACGGCCATTCTTGGGGGCTTTGTGTAG
- a CDS encoding SAG-related sequence (encoded by transcript BESB_043540) codes for MTLRGCTMQTAIFVVLPLDEQKRLNAATAFQCLEASASPSGKFLENMVVQRRLCGVWPKARKFVAVCAGGVLLHSGLAGEALLHRSVDAGPGSSSVQPTVPTCILGKQPNQDGPSPASVELSRKQLHATLHCSGEGYKVVPNTTTNVCKVEKDAKVKACADDENNKQITLQHLLGAKDQIEWTRTPIPDPSKSKPPDNGEAWTLQLQHAQLPLSDKTFFVGCQKENEEATQCKLTVNVKAKPSSVINNVVTCAYGQDSNEDGPVEVSLTAENSTLELVCGTEGIIRPDAYQTRYCEDAGLQNCKNSYSDILPNFDKSWWEGTEKSPQQAQLRIPPTGFPGEDQSFYIGCDKNKTMANKRQAELKSEVVPEPPVKPSACRVLVTIKAASVSSATMAVTRLVAATSGVAAVTGILVGVL; via the exons ATGACGCTGAGAGGCTGCACGATGCAGACCGCAATCTTCGTTGTCCTCCCACTGGACGAACAGAAGCGGCTGAACGCTGCAACAGCTTTTCAATGCCTCGAAG CTTCTGCCAGTCCTTCTGGCAAGTTTTTGGAGAACATGGTGGTGCAAAGACGTCTGTGTGGGGTCTGGCCCAAGGCCAGGAAATTCGTGGCGGTGTGCGCCGGGGGAGTCCTGCTACATTCCGGGCTTGCAGGTGAGGCTCTGCTGCATCGGAGTGTGGACGCAGGTCCAGGGTCATCCTCTGTTCAACCCACAGTTCCCACATGTATCCTCGGAAAGCAACCAAACCAAGACGGGCCAAGTCCTGCCAGCGTTGAGCTGTCAAGAAAGCAACTCCACGCTACGCTGCATTGCTCAGGCGAGGGCTACAAGGTCGTTCCAAACACTACGACGAACGTCTGCAAAGTGGAAAAAGATGCCAAGGTCAAGGCCTGCGCCGACGATGAAAACAACAAACAAATCACTCTGCAACATCTCCTCGGCGCAAAAGACCAGATCGAATGGACCCGAACCCCGATCCCCGATCCCTCAAAATCAAAGCCTCCCGATAACGGCGAGGCGTGGACGTTGCAACTGCAACACGCTCAGCTCCCACTGTCGGATAAAACATTCTTCGTTGGATGTcaaaaagaaaacgaggaAGCCACGCAGTGCAAGCTCACAGTGAATGTGAAAGCAAAGCCCTCGTCAGTCATCAATAATGTCGTCACTTGTGCTTACGGCCAGGACAGTAACGAAGACGGTCCAGTGGAAGTGTCCCTGACAGCAGAGAACAGCACACTGGAGCTTGTTTGTGGGACAGAAGGAATTATCAGGCCTGACGCATACCAGACAAGGTACTGCGAAGATGCAGGCTTGCAAAACTGCAAAAACAGCTACAGCGATATTCTTCCAAACTTCGATAAGTCTTGGTGGGAGGGGACTGAAAAATCTCCGCAACAAGCACAGTTGAGGATCCCTCCAACGGGTTTTCCTGGTGAAGACCAGTCCTTTTATATTGGCTGCGACAAGAACAAGACAATGGCGAACAAGCGGCAGGCGGAATTGAAGTCGGAAGTAGTTCCAGAGCCCCCTGTCAAGCCTTCCGCCTGCAGAGTGTTAGTGACAATTAAGGCGGCTAGTGTTTCCTCAGCGACGATGGCTGTTACGCGCCTGGTAGCCGCAACCTCAGGCGTTGCCGCAGTTACTGGCATTCTTGTCGGCGTTCTGTAG
- a CDS encoding putative ubiquinol cytochrome c oxidoreductase (encoded by transcript BESB_043520), whose protein sequence is MAPASAPLLFSAKSSVAARLHAFSALPRVFGGASAPAFPAQALLAPAALRHFSVHSHNIRPDKHELPASEVPLYYNRFDQADHPSLWQLEEQEQKKHLDREVTDISQLVEPVSSPHQTEGWFKRLRYWHYKETAEPTFPRTPDLSKGELASGATVTRTSVWHDPNEPAIVSISRFTPDNFRAVGFAENVPNPDSTNSDAHPDFREYRLGPGSVDRRPFVYFMSASYFFITASMMRSFLCKWVHYWWVSRDMLAAGTTEVDLRPIQEGMTAVFKWRGKPVFVRHRTAEDIARAQADDALIGTMKDPQLDSERCPRPQWLINIGVCTHLGCIPTDGGSYGGWFCPCHGSHYDTSGRIRLGPAPSNLELPPTVFLDDHTVKLG, encoded by the exons ATGGCTcccgcttccgcgccgctcctcttTTCCGCCAAGTCCAGTGTGGCTGCGCGGCTCCACGCGttctcggcgctgccgcgggtgtttggcggcgcgtctgcgcccgcgttccctgcgcaggcgctcctggcccccgcggcgctgcgccactTCTCGGTTCACAGCCACAACATTCGCCCGGACAAGCACGAGCTCCCTGCGTCCGAGGTGCCGCTGTACTACAACCGCTTCGATCAGGCGGACCATCCCTCCCTGTGGCAACTCGAGGAGCAGGAGCAGAAGAAACACCTCGACAGGGAAGTCACAGACATATCCCAGCTCGTCGAGCCCGTCAGCAGTCCCCACCAAACTGAGGGCTGGTTCAAGCGCCTGCGCTACTGGCACTATAAGGAAACCGCTGAGCCGACTTTCCCCCGAACCCCCGACCTCTCCAAGGGTG AGCTCGCGTCCGGAGCGACGGTCACGCGCACCAGCGTGTGGCATGACCCGAACGAGCCCGCAATTGTCTCGATTTCGCGCTTCACGCCGGACAACTTCCGCGCGGTGGGTTTCGCGGAGAACGTACCCAACCCCGACTCTACCAACAGCGACGCGCACCCTGACTTCCGCGAGTACCGACTCGGCCCTGGAAGCGTCGACCGCAGGCCGTTTGTGTATTTCATGTCTGCCTCCTACTTCTTCATCACCGCTTCCATGATGCGCTCCTTCCTCTGCAAATGGGTCCACTATTGGTGGGTTTCCAGG GACATGCTGGCGGCTGGGACGACGGAAGTCGATCTGCGCCCGATTCAGGAGGGCATGACCGCAGTCTTCAAATGGCGTGGGAAGCCTGTCTTCGTGCGCCACCGCACTGCAGAGGACATTGCGCGCGCCCA GGCTGACGACGCTCTCATCGGCACGATGAAGGACCCGCAGCTCGACTCTGAGCGCTGCCCGCGTCCCCAGTGGCTGATAAACATCGGCGTCTGCACGCATTTGGGATGCATCCCGACCGACGGTGGAAGCTACGGCGGCTGGTTCTGCCCCTGCCACGGTTCGCATTACGACACCTCAG GTCGCATTCGTCTGGGCCCGGCGCCGTCCAACCTGGAGCTGCCTCCGACGGTTTTCCTCGACGACCACACTGTGAAGCTGGGCTAG
- a CDS encoding SAG-related sequence (encoded by transcript BESB_043550), whose product MLNGHPVCRRGGGLMPKARRFLSICLGGTLLLSGLKGIEGSFEDGLRLRGVEGNSEDPSSPATVATCQLKSSNPLDKTELTLSKESPTVSLRCQGEQFDFVPKNEKNVCISKDDKATLKDCRDKPGDATSDSITLEGLLGTKGPIQWSGNGVADKVGNKERTLKLDESQLPFADKSFFVGCLNTPEEEPEKCKVKVSVLARESSVKDNVVTCAYGADSNKASPLKVDLTEANSTLELFCGTEGMVQPESYTSKFCEDEAMKKCENNYKDTLPGFEATWWMPATGGDESTRLTIPASGFPAEDQSFYVGCSLKSTLTKPDELPRNNHVQSPSAKSSPCKVLVTVKAASSDAAAVYGVRAVTAPLGIIALTGIFACDL is encoded by the coding sequence ATGCTGAATGGCCATCCCGTGTGCCGCCGAGGTGGCGGCTTGATGCCGAAGGCCCGACGCTTCTTGTCCATTTGTCTGGGAGGAACCCTGTTGCTGTCCGGGCTAAAAGGCATCGAAGGCTCTTTTGAAGACGGGCTGCGACTCAGAGGAGTGGAGGGAAATTCTGAAGACCCATCATCTCCGGCGACAGTCGCCACCTGCCAACTGAAGAGCAGCAACCCACTTGACAAAACCGAGTTGACTCTGTCGAAGGAGAGCCCTACGGTTTCATTGCGGTGCCAAGGTGAGCAGTTCGATTTCGTCccgaaaaacgaaaaaaacgtATGCATCTCTAAAGACGATAAAGCAACTCTCAAGGACTGCAGGGACAAGCCGGGAGATGCCACAAGCGACTCGATCACCCTGGAAGGCCTCCTCGGAACGAAAGGCCCAATCCAGTGGAGCGGGAACGGCGTCGCCGACAAAGTCGGCAACAAGGAGCGAACTCTCAAACTAGACGAGTCGCAGCTGCCCTTTGCGGACAAGTCATTCTTTGTCGGTTGCCTGAACACCCCGGAAGAGGAGCCCGAAAAATGCAAAGTTAAAGTCAGTGTGCTTGCGAGAGAGTCGTCTGTTAAAGATAACGTCGTCACATGCGCCTACGGTGCAGACAGTAACAAGGCCAGTCCACTAAAAGTAGATCTCACAGAGGCTAACAGCACGCTGGAGCTCTTTTGCGGGACAGAAGGGATGGTACAGCCTGAGTCTTACACATCTAAATTCTGCGAGGACGAAGCCATGAAGAAATGCGAGAACAACTACAAGGACACTCTCCCAGGTTTCGAAGCAACTTGGTGGATGCCAGCAACCGGTGGCGACGAGAGTACAAGGCTGACCATTCCTGCGTCCGGGTTCCCTGCCGAGGACCAGTCGTTCTACGTCGGCTGCTCCCTCAAGTCGACATTGACCAAGCCTGACGAGTTGCCAAGGAATAATCATGTGCAGTCGCCTTCTGCGAAATCTTCACCCTGCAAAGTCTTGGTGACAGTGAAGGCCGCTAGCTCTGATGCAGCTGCAGTTTACGGCGTCCGGGCTGTTACGGCACCTCTTGGTATTATCGCGCTGACCGGTATCTTCGCCTGTGATTTGTGA